The following are from one region of the Stigmatella ashevillena genome:
- a CDS encoding pirin family protein: MSWDTNETRRHPALETLIIPPTREISEGFEVRRALPSMHRRMVGPFIFLDQMGPAVFQAGKGLDVRPHPHIGLATVTYLFQGEVLHRDGLGTVQAIRPGEVNWMTAGRGIAHSERTAPEQRAGGGGLFGLQAWVALPKQYEETAPSFIHHEAREIPFMEGEGVRMHLIAGALHGKRSPVKTFSEMFYADVALKADARLTLPAEYEERAIYLIEGTLEADGMVFGPGELLVLRPKAVIDLKATSAARMVLLGGEPMDGPRYMYWNFVSSSKERLEVAKADWREGRFAPVPQETEFIPLPEEPPAPVRYP, translated from the coding sequence ATGAGCTGGGACACGAACGAGACGCGGCGGCATCCCGCGCTGGAGACCCTCATCATCCCCCCCACCCGGGAGATCTCCGAGGGGTTCGAGGTGCGGCGGGCCCTCCCGTCGATGCACCGCCGGATGGTCGGCCCCTTCATCTTCCTGGATCAGATGGGGCCCGCGGTGTTCCAGGCGGGCAAGGGGTTGGATGTCCGGCCCCACCCGCACATTGGCCTGGCCACGGTCACCTATCTGTTCCAGGGCGAAGTCCTGCACCGGGATGGTCTCGGCACGGTGCAGGCCATTCGGCCCGGGGAGGTGAACTGGATGACGGCGGGGCGCGGCATCGCCCACTCCGAGCGCACCGCCCCCGAGCAGCGGGCCGGGGGGGGAGGCCTCTTCGGTCTTCAGGCCTGGGTGGCGCTTCCGAAGCAGTACGAGGAGACCGCGCCTTCCTTCATCCACCATGAGGCCCGCGAGATTCCCTTCATGGAAGGAGAGGGCGTGCGGATGCACCTCATCGCGGGCGCGCTCCATGGGAAACGCTCTCCCGTGAAGACGTTCTCGGAGATGTTCTACGCGGACGTGGCGCTGAAGGCCGACGCCCGTCTCACGCTCCCGGCCGAATACGAGGAGCGGGCGATCTACCTCATCGAGGGCACGCTGGAGGCCGACGGCATGGTGTTTGGTCCTGGCGAGCTCCTGGTCCTCCGGCCCAAGGCCGTCATCGACCTCAAGGCGACCTCGGCGGCGCGCATGGTCCTGCTTGGGGGAGAGCCCATGGATGGGCCGCGTTACATGTATTGGAACTTCGTCTCCAGCTCGAAGGAGCGGCTGGAGGTGGCGAAGGCGGACTGGAGGGAAGGCCGCTTCGCCCCAGTGCCGCAGGAGACGGAGTTCATCCCGCTGCCCGAGGAGCCCCCCGCGCCCGTCCGCTATCCGTGA
- a CDS encoding biosynthetic peptidoglycan transglycosylase — protein sequence MALTPPASPDIPPVPPAAAGQPPLGRTSWVRRHWRKGLAVGVVGLLAFATFEYLTLPEAGPLVDQNPKTTALMEQRAAEAREAGRTPRRRQQWVALSGVSKPAIDAVLLSEDAGFYAHEGVDTVELKRALSEAWEDGELGRGASTLTQQLAKNLWLSTDRSLLRKLKELVLARRLEKTLSKNRILALYLNVVEWGNGVYGIEAGAREHFGISAARLSVAQGAVLAAMLPAPRKRALSSGSKALKRRAFWVVEQMETFKRISAGQAQAAREELTRLFDGTPASASPDEEAEP from the coding sequence ATGGCGCTCACCCCTCCGGCTTCCCCCGACATCCCCCCGGTTCCCCCCGCCGCGGCCGGACAGCCGCCGCTGGGACGCACCTCCTGGGTGCGCCGGCACTGGCGCAAGGGGTTGGCGGTAGGGGTGGTGGGGCTCCTGGCCTTCGCCACCTTCGAGTATCTGACGTTGCCGGAGGCCGGGCCGCTGGTGGATCAGAACCCGAAGACGACGGCCCTCATGGAGCAGCGGGCGGCCGAGGCGCGCGAGGCTGGGCGCACCCCCAGGCGGCGCCAGCAATGGGTGGCTTTGTCGGGCGTGTCCAAGCCCGCCATCGACGCGGTGCTGCTCTCGGAGGACGCGGGCTTCTATGCCCACGAGGGCGTGGACACCGTGGAGCTGAAGCGTGCGCTGTCGGAAGCGTGGGAGGACGGGGAGCTGGGGCGGGGGGCGTCGACCCTCACGCAGCAGTTGGCCAAGAACCTGTGGTTGTCGACGGACCGGAGCCTGCTGCGCAAGCTGAAGGAGCTGGTGCTCGCGCGGCGTCTGGAGAAGACGCTGTCCAAGAACCGCATCCTGGCGCTCTACTTGAACGTGGTGGAGTGGGGCAATGGGGTGTACGGCATCGAGGCCGGCGCGCGCGAGCACTTTGGCATCTCCGCTGCGAGGCTCTCGGTGGCCCAGGGGGCCGTGCTGGCGGCGATGTTGCCTGCTCCCCGGAAGAGGGCGCTGTCCTCCGGCTCGAAGGCGCTGAAGCGGCGGGCCTTCTGGGTGGTGGAGCAGATGGAGACCTTCAAGCGCATCTCCGCCGGACAGGCTCAAGCGGCTCGGGAGGAGCTGACCCGGCTCTTCGACGGCACGCCCGCGTCCGCAAGCCCGGACGAAGAGGCCGAGCCGTGA
- a CDS encoding DUF1501 domain-containing protein codes for MSPLSRRALLKSASLSLLGLATLPPFLARAAEGLPPGRRKVLLTLFLRGGADGLSLLPPVRDPDYHRLRPRLALGLPGTGDDAALPLDDTFGLHPALAPLLPWWREGVLAAVPAVGLPLPVRSHFDAQDFVESGTPGLKSTRDGYLNRALRALPADPTASAFRAVALQPTLPRALAGEGPALALESLEAFRIRTPGREGPVRFEALYASAVDEALRTTGLETSHALELVADRRLAEQAPLHGARYPRSPLGRRLKDLARLIHAEVGLQLAATEAGGWDTHIQQGRAKGPLAQRAEDLALSLAAFATDLGPRLADVLVVVFTEFGRTARENGNLGTDHGTGGVALLLGGGVRGGRVWGPWKGLSEAHLLDGRDVPSLTDIRALLAEALILHGGLPSPEAVFPGLGASSPRLGLLGG; via the coding sequence ATGTCCCCGCTCTCCCGACGCGCCTTGCTGAAATCCGCCAGCCTCTCCCTCTTGGGGCTGGCCACCCTGCCCCCGTTCCTGGCCCGCGCCGCCGAGGGCCTCCCCCCGGGCCGCCGCAAGGTGCTCCTCACCCTCTTCCTTCGAGGGGGGGCCGATGGCCTGTCCCTCCTCCCACCGGTGAGGGACCCCGACTACCACCGCTTGCGCCCCCGGCTTGCCCTGGGCCTCCCGGGGACGGGCGATGACGCGGCCCTCCCCCTGGATGACACCTTCGGCCTCCACCCTGCCCTGGCGCCCTTGCTGCCCTGGTGGCGAGAGGGGGTGCTCGCCGCCGTCCCCGCCGTGGGGTTGCCCCTGCCGGTGCGCAGCCACTTCGACGCCCAGGACTTCGTCGAGTCCGGCACCCCGGGGCTGAAGTCCACCCGGGATGGCTACCTCAACCGCGCCCTGCGGGCCCTCCCCGCGGACCCTACCGCCAGTGCCTTCCGGGCCGTGGCCCTCCAGCCCACCTTGCCGCGCGCCCTGGCCGGGGAGGGGCCCGCGCTCGCCCTCGAATCCCTGGAGGCGTTCCGCATCCGAACCCCAGGCCGCGAAGGCCCCGTTCGCTTCGAGGCCCTCTACGCCTCCGCGGTGGATGAGGCCCTGCGCACCACGGGGCTCGAAACCTCCCACGCCCTCGAGCTCGTTGCCGACCGACGGCTGGCCGAGCAAGCCCCCTTGCACGGCGCCCGCTACCCTCGCTCGCCGCTGGGCCGCCGGTTGAAGGACCTGGCCCGGTTGATTCACGCGGAGGTAGGACTCCAGTTGGCCGCCACCGAGGCAGGGGGTTGGGACACCCACATCCAGCAGGGGCGGGCCAAGGGCCCTTTGGCGCAGCGCGCCGAGGACCTCGCCCTGAGCCTGGCCGCTTTCGCCACGGACCTGGGCCCCCGGCTCGCGGACGTGCTGGTGGTGGTTTTCACCGAGTTTGGACGCACCGCGCGTGAGAACGGCAACCTCGGCACGGACCATGGCACTGGCGGCGTGGCCCTGCTGCTGGGAGGGGGCGTCCGGGGCGGGCGGGTATGGGGGCCCTGGAAAGGCCTCTCGGAGGCACACCTGCTCGACGGGAGGGATGTCCCCTCGCTCACCGACATCCGCGCCCTGCTGGCCGAAGCGTTGATCCTGCATGGAGGGCTGCCCTCGCCGGAGGCCGTATTTCCGGGCTTGGGCGCATCATCCCCTCGGCTCGGTCTCTTGGGCGGCTGA
- a CDS encoding response regulator, which produces MDPIRGPWVLLVEDNEDIREGLSTLLESEDYGVISVGTAEEGLARLRSQQVHLLITDYMLPGESGGWLVEQAVKEGHLQQTRLVMITAHPRVVPPAGVRMLHKPLDINDFLRIVEEEFAALAQHAA; this is translated from the coding sequence TTGGGTCCTGCTGGTCGAAGACAACGAAGACATCCGCGAAGGATTGAGCACGCTGCTGGAATCCGAAGACTACGGCGTCATCTCCGTTGGCACGGCGGAAGAGGGGCTCGCCCGCCTCCGGAGTCAGCAGGTCCACCTGCTCATCACGGACTACATGCTCCCCGGGGAGAGCGGAGGCTGGCTGGTGGAGCAGGCCGTGAAGGAAGGCCACCTCCAGCAGACACGGTTGGTGATGATCACCGCGCACCCGCGCGTGGTGCCGCCTGCCGGCGTGCGCATGCTCCACAAGCCGCTGGACATCAACGACTTCCTCCGCATCGTGGAGGAGGAGTTCGCTGCCCTGGCTCAGCACGCGGCCTGA
- a CDS encoding serine/threonine protein kinase — translation MIESDASAGGAPPPMVDPLLGRVLNERFKIVEALGAGGMGRVYKAIQSPLDRMVALKILNPQYGQDKDPGFQRRFFLEANVTAKLRHPNTITIIDYGKTDDGIYYIAMEYLEGLTLSQLITQTGPLPWPRALSIAQQIARSLREAHKVGLIHRDLKPANVMILNQEKDHDLVKVLDFGLVKSFLPDGGNFPADVSLTQAGVILGSPQYMAPEQARNISDPRSDVYSLGVVLFQMLLGRPPFLAEQSIDIIVKHLNEPPPTFASIWPNHTIPPEVEALVMKCLAKRPAERFDSMDRVLDSIRRATAAAGLSSGFYSGPRSFVTPGSGPHTGPLPPQPSPSNASTMALDISVEEPQTKGRRNSLAIALLGGSVLAGVAVSLVFALSTPSSKSSPAPALPPPSLATAPPGPSAGAPSEAEPLDDLAVSLTAEKAAAPASPQEAAPEKPPLEEPAPEAAAAQASLVRFFIASEPSGARVKHRGKDLGVTPVELRLPANDAGRASAELTFELSGYPRSTVKAEGEGPEVRFTHKLKKKKSPSRQRPSGSTGYKDDPYQ, via the coding sequence ATGATTGAAAGCGACGCCTCTGCGGGGGGCGCGCCACCCCCCATGGTAGACCCCCTGTTGGGCAGGGTTCTGAACGAGCGTTTCAAGATCGTCGAAGCGCTGGGCGCCGGCGGGATGGGCCGCGTGTACAAGGCCATCCAATCGCCCCTGGACCGCATGGTCGCGCTGAAGATCCTCAACCCCCAATATGGGCAGGACAAGGACCCCGGCTTCCAGCGCCGCTTCTTCCTCGAAGCCAACGTCACCGCGAAGCTGCGCCACCCCAACACCATCACCATCATCGATTACGGGAAGACCGACGACGGCATCTACTACATCGCGATGGAGTACCTGGAGGGGCTCACGCTGTCTCAGCTGATCACCCAGACGGGCCCCCTGCCCTGGCCGCGGGCGCTCAGCATCGCCCAGCAGATTGCCCGCTCCCTGCGCGAGGCGCACAAGGTCGGCCTCATCCACCGCGACCTGAAGCCCGCCAACGTGATGATCCTCAACCAGGAGAAGGATCACGACCTGGTGAAGGTGCTGGACTTCGGACTGGTGAAGTCCTTCCTGCCCGACGGGGGCAATTTCCCCGCGGACGTGTCGCTCACCCAGGCGGGCGTCATCCTCGGCTCGCCGCAGTACATGGCGCCCGAGCAGGCGCGCAACATCTCCGACCCGCGCAGCGACGTGTACTCGCTGGGCGTGGTGCTCTTCCAGATGTTGCTGGGGCGCCCCCCGTTCCTGGCCGAGCAGAGCATCGACATCATCGTCAAGCACCTCAACGAGCCGCCACCCACCTTCGCGTCGATCTGGCCCAACCACACCATCCCCCCCGAGGTGGAGGCGCTGGTGATGAAGTGCCTGGCCAAGCGCCCCGCGGAGCGGTTCGACTCGATGGACCGGGTGCTCGACAGCATCCGCCGCGCCACCGCCGCGGCGGGCCTCAGCAGCGGCTTCTACTCGGGCCCGCGCAGCTTCGTCACCCCCGGCAGCGGCCCACACACGGGGCCCCTCCCGCCGCAGCCCTCCCCGTCCAATGCGTCCACCATGGCGCTCGACATCTCCGTGGAGGAGCCGCAGACGAAGGGGCGCCGCAACTCTCTGGCCATTGCCCTGCTCGGCGGCTCGGTGCTGGCCGGCGTGGCGGTGTCCTTGGTGTTCGCCCTGAGCACCCCCTCCTCCAAGTCCTCCCCGGCCCCCGCGCTCCCGCCCCCCTCGCTGGCCACCGCGCCCCCCGGCCCTTCGGCAGGAGCCCCCTCGGAGGCCGAGCCATTGGATGATCTCGCCGTGAGCCTCACCGCCGAAAAGGCCGCCGCCCCCGCCTCGCCCCAGGAAGCCGCCCCGGAGAAGCCCCCCTTGGAGGAACCTGCCCCAGAGGCAGCGGCGGCCCAGGCGTCCCTGGTGCGCTTCTTCATCGCCAGCGAGCCCAGCGGCGCCCGGGTGAAACACCGGGGCAAGGACCTGGGCGTGACGCCCGTGGAGCTGCGGCTGCCCGCCAATGACGCGGGCCGGGCCAGCGCTGAGCTGACCTTCGAACTCAGCGGCTACCCTCGCTCCACCGTCAAGGCGGAAGGGGAAGGGCCCGAAGTGCGCTTCACGCACAAGCTCAAGAAGAAGAAGAGCCCGTCGCGGCAACGGCCCTCGGGCTCGACCGGATACAAGGACGATCCTTACCAGTGA
- a CDS encoding response regulator has product MTAATLSSIAVVPGSRTATPEPTRLALKVATRTPQRVLLVDDSRSIRTLLKIYLMARSFEYVEAESGEEALKQLEQGSVDLVLTDYRMDGMNGAELAEAMRAHSDPRIARTPILMMTGEANVSEVRAVGQKAGINAFVRKPVSCAQLMTLVDTILPRNL; this is encoded by the coding sequence ATGACAGCTGCAACACTCTCCTCCATCGCAGTTGTCCCCGGTTCCCGCACCGCCACCCCTGAGCCCACCCGTCTCGCGCTGAAAGTCGCCACGAGGACCCCCCAGCGGGTGCTGCTCGTCGATGACAGCCGCTCGATCCGGACGCTGTTGAAGATCTACCTGATGGCCCGCAGCTTCGAGTACGTGGAGGCTGAGTCCGGCGAGGAGGCCCTGAAGCAGCTCGAGCAGGGCTCGGTGGACCTGGTGCTGACGGACTACCGGATGGATGGCATGAACGGCGCGGAGCTCGCGGAGGCCATGCGCGCCCACAGCGATCCGCGCATTGCCCGCACGCCCATTCTAATGATGACGGGCGAAGCCAATGTGTCCGAGGTGCGCGCGGTGGGCCAGAAGGCAGGCATCAACGCCTTCGTGCGCAAGCCGGTGAGCTGCGCCCAGCTGATGACGCTGGTGGACACCATCCTCCCGCGCAACCTGTAG
- a CDS encoding TonB-dependent receptor plug domain-containing protein, whose product MKITEVFKRAGLLALCLSAGNALADERLEARRHFRNGMSLISQGQFDQGIAELQEAYAIKPHPSVIYNIARAYLDAGRNPEALEWYQRYLQTQPADATAVRATIARLEETVKAAEPDSLAQKLPMPPPPGTKPAPAASAPDAQAMAQLLERLEKAIARAESLPTAAPSPAPTAPASASSSTRAAVPQSEDEGAVPYEERVVTASRRAQSSLEAPNATTVITAEDIRLSGATNLLDVLRRVPGADVMAMGVTSGNLSFRGFNQRMANKVLVLVDGRTEYQDFLGMTLWANFPIGMEEIDRIEVIRGPGSALYGANAMLGVVNIITQPPGSGDRQFIARAGGGNTVAGSFLSHGAAGDLRYRLSVGYGQEDKWSRDFDTDRPDIAQTTPQKNLGYRGARANLATTYTFDSGVDLGVSSGVHRYYTEVYPLGTLRNFFLDGLSAYAKTDLGLGPVKVKAFWNHTGVDAGPQFEAIGQRPLSSRVEFHVFNGEALFSKGFQLAGEHQLNVGVEGRFKRVIWSYLSPGPKEEFHTAAFVQDEWRPVDPFRLVASYRMDRHPLLSEGKPGLAHSPRISAILMPLEGHAFRATAASAFREPAFLESYTQLPVPVPGVPGASALTLGNRTLRPERLVAYELGYRGEAPTLGIDWDVALYQNTVKDLIALSPLERMTAGESFDPITGTYLAGRSFFQNEQATYTSRGAEVGVSLSPVDGLGLKASAALQKVTAEGEEKERCAPCSQAPQLRLFGGLTYRTRTDLEFGVDAAFTSDTTWIEREPDLGDPTRIAFSANKLPAYTVLNARVGYSVLQDRLTVAVVGSNLGSNHFQHPFGNRIERRVYATVTVTP is encoded by the coding sequence GTGAAAATCACCGAAGTGTTCAAGCGAGCGGGCCTTCTCGCGCTGTGTCTGTCCGCGGGGAATGCCTTGGCCGACGAGCGCCTGGAGGCGCGCCGCCACTTCCGCAACGGCATGAGCCTCATCTCCCAGGGGCAGTTCGACCAGGGCATCGCCGAGTTGCAGGAAGCGTACGCCATCAAGCCGCACCCGAGCGTCATCTATAACATCGCGCGCGCGTACCTCGACGCCGGCCGAAACCCGGAGGCGCTGGAGTGGTACCAGCGCTACCTGCAAACCCAGCCCGCGGACGCGACCGCCGTGCGCGCCACCATCGCCCGCTTGGAAGAGACGGTGAAGGCCGCCGAGCCGGACAGCCTCGCGCAGAAGCTGCCCATGCCTCCGCCTCCGGGAACCAAGCCCGCCCCGGCGGCCTCCGCTCCGGATGCGCAGGCCATGGCCCAGCTCCTCGAGCGGCTGGAGAAGGCCATCGCCCGCGCGGAGTCTCTGCCCACGGCGGCCCCCTCGCCCGCCCCCACGGCCCCCGCCTCCGCGTCGTCCTCCACCCGGGCCGCGGTGCCGCAGTCCGAGGATGAGGGCGCGGTGCCCTACGAAGAGCGGGTGGTGACGGCCAGCCGCCGGGCCCAGTCCTCGCTGGAAGCCCCCAACGCCACCACCGTCATCACCGCCGAGGACATCCGCCTGTCGGGCGCCACCAACCTGCTGGATGTGCTGCGCCGAGTCCCCGGCGCGGACGTGATGGCGATGGGGGTGACCAGCGGCAACCTCTCGTTCCGTGGCTTCAACCAGCGCATGGCCAACAAGGTGCTCGTGCTGGTGGACGGCCGCACCGAGTACCAGGACTTCCTGGGCATGACGTTGTGGGCCAACTTCCCCATCGGCATGGAGGAGATCGACCGCATCGAGGTCATCCGCGGCCCGGGAAGCGCGCTGTACGGCGCCAACGCGATGCTCGGCGTGGTCAACATCATCACCCAGCCGCCCGGCTCCGGAGACCGTCAGTTCATCGCCCGGGCGGGCGGAGGCAACACCGTGGCCGGCTCCTTCCTGAGCCATGGGGCCGCGGGCGACCTGCGCTACCGCCTGTCCGTGGGCTACGGGCAGGAGGACAAGTGGAGCCGGGACTTCGACACGGACCGGCCCGACATCGCCCAAACCACGCCCCAGAAGAATCTGGGCTACCGCGGCGCGCGGGCCAACCTGGCCACCACGTACACCTTTGATTCGGGGGTGGACCTGGGCGTGTCCTCGGGCGTCCACCGCTACTACACAGAGGTGTACCCGCTCGGCACGCTGCGCAACTTCTTCCTGGATGGGCTGAGCGCCTATGCCAAGACCGACCTCGGCCTGGGCCCCGTGAAGGTGAAGGCCTTCTGGAACCACACCGGCGTGGACGCGGGACCCCAGTTCGAGGCCATTGGCCAGCGCCCCCTGTCCAGCCGCGTCGAGTTCCACGTCTTCAACGGCGAGGCGCTCTTCAGCAAGGGCTTCCAGCTCGCCGGAGAGCACCAGCTCAACGTGGGCGTGGAGGGCCGGTTCAAGCGCGTCATCTGGTCGTACCTGAGCCCGGGCCCGAAAGAGGAGTTCCACACGGCGGCCTTCGTCCAGGACGAGTGGCGGCCGGTGGATCCCTTCCGGCTGGTGGCCTCCTACCGCATGGACCGGCACCCCCTGCTGTCCGAGGGCAAGCCGGGGCTGGCGCACTCGCCGCGCATCTCCGCCATCCTCATGCCACTCGAGGGCCATGCCTTCCGGGCCACTGCGGCCTCCGCCTTCCGGGAGCCCGCCTTCCTGGAGAGCTACACGCAGCTGCCCGTTCCCGTGCCCGGCGTCCCCGGCGCCAGTGCCCTCACGCTGGGCAACCGGACGCTGCGCCCCGAGCGGCTGGTCGCTTACGAGTTGGGCTACCGCGGCGAGGCCCCCACCCTGGGCATCGACTGGGACGTGGCCCTCTACCAGAACACGGTGAAGGACCTCATCGCCCTGTCCCCGCTGGAGCGGATGACGGCCGGCGAGTCCTTCGATCCGATCACCGGCACCTACCTCGCGGGCCGCTCCTTCTTCCAGAACGAGCAGGCCACCTACACCTCCCGCGGCGCGGAGGTGGGTGTGTCGCTGTCGCCGGTGGACGGCCTGGGCCTCAAGGCCAGCGCAGCGCTCCAGAAGGTGACGGCGGAGGGCGAGGAGAAAGAGCGGTGTGCGCCGTGCAGCCAGGCGCCCCAGTTGCGGCTCTTCGGTGGCCTCACCTACCGCACCCGTACGGACCTGGAGTTCGGCGTGGACGCGGCCTTCACCTCGGACACCACCTGGATCGAGCGTGAGCCCGACTTGGGAGACCCGACGCGCATCGCCTTCAGCGCCAACAAGCTGCCCGCCTATACCGTCCTCAACGCCCGGGTGGGCTACTCGGTCCTCCAGGACCGGCTCACCGTGGCGGTGGTGGGCTCGAACCTCGGCAGCAACCACTTCCAGCACCCCTTCGGCAACCGCATCGAGCGCCGCGTCTATGCGACCGTGACGGTGACTCCATGA
- a CDS encoding cobalamin-binding protein, whose amino-acid sequence MNAHLARLLASAPRHPQRIVCMTEETTETLYRIGAGDLVVGVSGFTVRPPEARKKPRVSSFLDANFERILELKPDLVLGFSDLQADLGRELCKRGVPVYLFNQRSVAEILQTIRVVGALVGRAEAAERLADELTANLERHAHAAESLPRRPRIFFEEWHEPLISGIRWCSELVELVGGEDVCGESRAHPEAKGRIFPPEEVARRNPEAVIASWCGRKAKRDKIASRPGWKDVRAVVDDQLYEVKSSFILQPGPAALSDGVDQLARIVAAVAQGQKLPTPRPEDLRSA is encoded by the coding sequence ATGAATGCCCACCTTGCCCGCCTGCTCGCCTCCGCGCCCCGTCATCCTCAGCGCATTGTCTGCATGACGGAAGAGACGACGGAGACGCTGTACCGCATTGGCGCGGGAGACCTGGTGGTGGGCGTCTCCGGCTTCACGGTGCGCCCTCCCGAGGCGCGCAAGAAGCCGCGCGTCAGTTCGTTCCTGGATGCGAACTTCGAGCGCATCCTGGAGCTGAAGCCAGACCTGGTGCTCGGATTCTCGGACTTGCAAGCGGACCTGGGGCGCGAGCTGTGCAAGCGCGGCGTGCCTGTGTACTTGTTCAACCAGCGCTCGGTGGCGGAGATCCTCCAGACCATCCGCGTGGTGGGGGCTCTGGTGGGGCGGGCGGAGGCGGCGGAGCGGCTGGCGGACGAGCTGACGGCCAACCTGGAGCGCCACGCCCACGCCGCGGAGTCCCTGCCACGGAGGCCCCGCATCTTCTTCGAGGAGTGGCACGAGCCGCTCATCTCCGGCATTCGCTGGTGCTCGGAGCTGGTGGAGCTGGTGGGCGGGGAGGACGTGTGTGGCGAGTCCCGCGCGCATCCAGAGGCGAAGGGCCGCATCTTCCCCCCCGAGGAGGTGGCGAGGCGGAACCCCGAGGCGGTCATCGCCAGCTGGTGCGGGCGCAAGGCCAAGCGGGACAAGATTGCCTCCCGGCCGGGTTGGAAGGACGTCCGAGCGGTGGTGGACGACCAGCTCTATGAGGTGAAGAGCTCCTTCATCCTCCAGCCGGGCCCCGCGGCGCTCTCGGATGGGGTGGATCAGCTGGCGCGCATCGTGGCGGCCGTGGCCCAGGGGCAGAAGTTGCCAACGCCTCGCCCGGAGGACCTGCGCTCGGCTTGA
- a CDS encoding DUF1800 domain-containing protein, with the protein MMEGTRRRTAPWSLVALLAVGCASASKPVSAPPSPPLVLPDPDWSEEQRALHVLRRLAYGPSPRDWKEVRGEGVARWIERQLHPEQLADDTVAARLEAYRSLEMSSEELMARYAPLRQQARELGFPLESPEDKRELRELLGEEVLPQRVSEDLIAQKLIRATESRRQLQEVLTDFWFNHFNVSSEKGPVRWMVTSYERDAIRPHVFGRFRELLGATARHPAMLFYLDNWTSVRDGFEPRRKGAKAAFGKTARGLNENYARELLELHTLGVEGGYRQEDVREVARAFTGWSLQRPREAPTFLFRAAAHDAEAKTVLGHVLPPGGGQQDAERVLDLLSRHPSTARFICLKLARKFVSDEPPAALVERLAQVFLDTDGDLRAVYTALFTSPEFWSNEAWGAKTKTPLELVASSLRALGGTTDGSPALTRALERMGEPLYRAPAPTGFPEHASPWVNAGALVSRLNFALALAAGRMRGTEVDLLAWTPSPTPSSAGELVDALAPSLLYGPLSPETRTTLLAALEPGEDERMPDGEKRPLEVRRAIGLLLGSPEFQKQ; encoded by the coding sequence ATGATGGAAGGTACACGGCGTCGAACAGCCCCATGGTCCCTGGTGGCCCTCCTGGCCGTGGGCTGCGCTTCGGCCTCCAAGCCCGTCTCCGCGCCGCCTTCCCCCCCGTTGGTGTTGCCGGACCCGGACTGGAGCGAAGAGCAGCGGGCCCTCCACGTCCTGCGGCGGCTGGCCTATGGCCCCTCCCCCCGGGATTGGAAGGAGGTGCGCGGGGAAGGCGTTGCCCGCTGGATCGAACGGCAGCTCCACCCGGAGCAGCTCGCGGATGACACCGTGGCCGCGCGTCTCGAAGCATACCGCTCGCTCGAGATGAGCTCCGAGGAGCTCATGGCCCGCTACGCGCCCCTGCGCCAGCAGGCCCGGGAGCTGGGCTTCCCCCTGGAGTCTCCCGAGGACAAGCGCGAGCTGCGCGAGCTGCTCGGCGAGGAGGTGCTTCCCCAGCGAGTGAGCGAAGATCTGATCGCGCAGAAGCTCATCCGGGCCACCGAGAGCCGCCGCCAGCTCCAGGAAGTGCTGACCGATTTCTGGTTCAACCACTTCAACGTCTCGTCCGAAAAGGGGCCGGTGCGGTGGATGGTCACCTCCTACGAACGCGACGCCATCCGCCCGCATGTCTTCGGGCGCTTCCGGGAGCTGCTCGGGGCCACCGCGCGCCACCCCGCCATGCTCTTCTATCTGGACAACTGGACCAGCGTCCGTGACGGCTTCGAGCCACGCCGGAAGGGCGCGAAGGCTGCCTTCGGAAAGACCGCTCGAGGCCTCAACGAAAACTATGCCCGGGAGCTGCTGGAGCTGCACACGCTGGGTGTAGAGGGGGGCTACCGGCAAGAGGACGTGCGGGAGGTGGCCCGCGCCTTCACCGGCTGGTCCCTCCAGCGCCCGCGGGAGGCCCCCACCTTCCTCTTCCGCGCGGCGGCACATGACGCGGAAGCGAAGACGGTGCTGGGGCATGTGCTGCCTCCCGGGGGCGGGCAACAGGACGCCGAGCGCGTGCTGGACCTCCTGTCCCGGCACCCCTCCACCGCGCGCTTCATCTGCCTGAAGCTGGCGCGCAAGTTCGTCTCGGACGAGCCCCCCGCCGCGCTGGTGGAGCGGCTCGCCCAGGTGTTCCTCGACACGGACGGAGACCTGCGGGCCGTCTACACCGCGCTCTTCACCTCGCCTGAGTTCTGGTCCAACGAGGCCTGGGGGGCCAAGACGAAGACACCGCTGGAGCTCGTGGCCTCCAGCCTCCGCGCCCTGGGAGGCACCACGGACGGAAGCCCCGCGCTGACACGCGCCCTGGAGCGCATGGGCGAGCCGCTCTACCGCGCACCGGCCCCGACCGGCTTTCCCGAGCACGCCTCGCCCTGGGTGAACGCGGGGGCCCTCGTCAGCCGCCTCAACTTCGCCCTGGCGCTGGCGGCCGGACGGATGCGGGGCACCGAGGTGGACCTGTTGGCGTGGACGCCCTCTCCCACCCCTTCCAGCGCCGGGGAGCTGGTGGACGCGCTCGCGCCCTCTCTCCTTTATGGACCCCTCTCCCCGGAGACACGCACCACGCTGCTGGCCGCGCTGGAACCCGGAGAAGACGAGCGCATGCCGGATGGCGAGAAACGCCCGCTGGAGGTGCGCCGGGCCATCGGCCTGCTCCTGGGCTCCCCCGAATTCCAGAAGCAGTGA